DNA sequence from the Nitrospirota bacterium genome:
GGACCCCCGGTCGGCCAGCCACCGGACCACCCCGGCGGCTATCAGGTCAAGCCCGGCGTTCAGCACGCGGTAGTGCCGGGCGTATTCCGGGGTGGGCCTCTCCATAACCGCCTCGATGACGCCGTCCTCCAAGGGCAGCGCTATGGAGACGGCCCGGACATAAGGGTCAAGAAACCCTCCGGGTATGGTGGGAAGCCCGGCCTTCAGAGGGGCCAGGTCCGCAATGCCCGCCAGGCGCGCCCCCAGGGACGAGGCGTGCGCCTTTATCTCCCGGGCGCTGTCCACCGCATCAGTCCGTCCCCTTGATGATGTCCACCATGGTCTTCCGGGGCTGCCCGAAGAGCTTTCGCACCTTCTCCCGGAACTCTCCATCGGTGATGTGCTCCTGGTGGGTGCCCGGGATTATCTCGATGTCGGGGAAGGCCTCTCGAAGCGCCCGGACGTACTTTTCCCTGAAGGGGCAGAAGGCCTTGACGCAGTTGGCCAGATGGATGGCGTCCACCCTGAACCCGGTAAG
Encoded proteins:
- a CDS encoding CGGC domain-containing protein translates to MARIGILTCSNATGELGCSSASCLADLRKRRGAFARYAEGERVDLVGIISCAGCPTLAGPEKLLARVRGLTGFRVDAIHLANCVKAFCPFREKYVRALREAFPDIEIIPGTHQEHITDGEFREKVRKLFGQPRKTMVDIIKGTD